A genomic region of Candidatus Marimicrobium litorale contains the following coding sequences:
- a CDS encoding AAA family ATPase codes for MNPSTRNSDILALEQWLSGQIIGQAHLVQRLIIALLADGHLLVEGAPGLAKTRAIKSLADGLEGEFQRIQFTPDLLPGDVTGTEIYRPQEASFHFQKGPIFHNLVLADEVNRAPAKVQSALLEAMAERQVSAGSQTYDLPDLFLVMATQNPIEQEGTYPLPEAQLDRFLMHVRVDYPDTAAETDILRLTRAEAGRDAPKVPPKLSQASVFSARQDILALHMSDAVEQYLVQLVIATRTPTRYSDTLASWLEYGGSPRATIALDRCARAHAWIKGRDFVSPDDVQAVAADILRHRLILSFEAEANGITPDRVIEELLAIVPVG; via the coding sequence TTGAATCCATCAACTCGCAATAGCGATATTCTAGCTCTTGAGCAGTGGCTCAGCGGGCAGATTATTGGGCAAGCCCATCTCGTTCAGCGGCTGATTATCGCGCTACTGGCAGACGGCCACCTGCTGGTAGAGGGTGCTCCAGGACTGGCCAAGACGCGCGCAATCAAGTCACTCGCAGACGGCCTTGAGGGGGAATTTCAGCGAATTCAGTTCACCCCTGACCTGTTACCCGGCGATGTCACCGGTACCGAGATCTATCGACCACAAGAAGCCAGCTTCCACTTTCAAAAAGGCCCTATATTTCATAACCTTGTATTGGCCGATGAGGTCAACCGGGCGCCAGCAAAAGTGCAGTCAGCCCTGCTCGAGGCCATGGCAGAGCGACAGGTCAGTGCCGGTAGCCAGACCTATGACTTGCCCGACCTGTTTCTGGTCATGGCGACCCAAAACCCTATCGAGCAAGAGGGCACCTACCCACTGCCCGAGGCACAGTTGGACCGCTTTCTGATGCACGTGCGGGTCGATTATCCGGACACTGCCGCAGAGACCGATATCCTAAGACTGACCCGCGCTGAAGCGGGCCGAGACGCTCCGAAGGTGCCGCCCAAACTGTCGCAAGCCAGCGTATTCAGCGCGCGGCAGGACATACTGGCGCTGCACATGTCCGACGCGGTAGAACAGTACCTCGTGCAACTGGTCATCGCCACACGGACGCCGACACGCTACAGCGATACTTTGGCCAGCTGGCTCGAATATGGTGGGAGCCCGAGGGCCACGATCGCACTGGATCGCTGCGCACGGGCCCACGCGTGGATCAAGGGGCGCGATTTCGTCAGCCCTGACGACGTGCAGGCGGTCGCAGCCGACATTCTCCGCCATCGGCTGATTCTCAGCTTCGAAGCCGAGGCGAACGGCATTACCCCTGACCGGGTGATCGAGGAACTGCTCGCTATCGTGCCGGTCGGTTGA
- a CDS encoding DUF58 domain-containing protein, with translation MQLADIKAPAKGAHQDLNGLIALRYPARKLNLGYRSRALSALAGPNKSNFRGRGIDFEEVRSYQPGDDIRTIDWRVTARTGAAHTKLFREERERPVLLVVDQRNSMFFGSRYCFKSVLAGQLASLLAWSALDRGDRVGGLVFNDNSHRELRPRRSRKNVLTLLSEITRYNAALPCDGAGTESSFATMLGNLRRIARPGSSLFLISDFRGAGSSRASEHLFELAKHTELTAIACEDPLESELPRAGSYTVTDGERRSELHTADKQLRQDYAVQHRAYRDELAHQLMSLGVPLLNASTQESPFVLLHTYYGGSRG, from the coding sequence ATGCAGCTTGCCGACATCAAAGCTCCTGCAAAGGGCGCCCACCAAGACTTGAACGGGCTGATTGCGCTGCGCTACCCCGCGCGCAAATTAAACCTGGGGTACCGCAGCCGCGCACTGAGTGCCCTCGCAGGTCCGAATAAATCGAACTTCCGCGGGCGCGGCATCGATTTCGAGGAGGTGCGCAGCTACCAGCCCGGCGATGACATTCGCACCATCGACTGGCGGGTCACCGCCAGAACCGGTGCAGCCCACACCAAATTATTCCGGGAGGAACGAGAGCGCCCCGTGCTGCTTGTGGTTGACCAGCGCAACAGCATGTTCTTTGGCTCTCGATATTGCTTCAAGTCTGTATTGGCAGGACAACTTGCAAGCCTGCTGGCTTGGAGCGCTCTGGATAGGGGGGACCGGGTCGGAGGGCTCGTCTTCAACGACAATTCCCATCGCGAGCTCAGACCGCGTCGCAGCCGTAAAAACGTGCTGACTCTGCTCTCTGAAATCACACGCTACAACGCCGCCCTCCCCTGCGATGGCGCGGGCACCGAATCCAGCTTCGCCACCATGCTTGGCAATCTGCGCCGTATCGCTAGACCGGGCAGCAGTCTTTTTTTGATCAGTGACTTTCGTGGAGCAGGCTCGTCGCGCGCCAGTGAGCACCTTTTCGAGCTGGCCAAGCATACCGAATTGACAGCAATAGCCTGCGAGGATCCACTGGAATCAGAGCTGCCACGTGCCGGCAGTTACACGGTCACCGACGGAGAGAGACGCAGCGAACTGCACACCGCTGATAAGCAACTGCGGCAAGATTACGCCGTGCAGCACCGAGCCTACCGTGACGAGCTTGCGCACCAGCTGATGAGCCTTGGCGTGCCGTTACTGAACGCCAGCACACAGGAATCGCCTTTCGTGTTACTGCACACGTATTACGGGGGTTCCCGAGGATGA
- the pepN gene encoding aminopeptidase N — translation MRMRDGSPGTVYLKDYRPSDFMITRTELYFDLHDESVVVSSRLHLQRSHSSQRDAPLRLHGEELELVNLALDGTQLHEGDYWFEGDVLVVERLPDECVLDCTTQIKPQENTSLSGLYRSRGLYCTQCEAEGFRRITYYLDRPDVMSVFCVTVEADSDSYPVLLSNGNPGETEMLDGGRHRVVWNDPHPKPSYLFALVAGDLRCVQDTFTTAGGRAVILNIHVEEKDLDKCEHAMRSLQEAMRWDEVAYGCEYDLDVFNIVAVDDFNMGAMENKGLNIFNTACVLCNPEITTDLGFQRVEAIVAHEYFHNWSGNRVTCRDWFQLSLKEGFTVFRDGQFSSDMGSSTVKRVADANLMRTAQFAEDAGPMSHPIRPESFMEINNFYTLTVYEKGAEVVRMIHTLLGAERFRAGSDLYFQRYDGQAATCENFIGAMEEGGGIDLAQFRNWYSQAGTPEVTVSDAFDEQTGCYTLTVEQSCPATPGQREKAPFVIPLAMGLLGEQGNLPLRLQGAVDENDAPCHRVLVVDQPKQSYVFEGIKRRPVPSLLRGFSAPVRLHYNYSQDDLCALMRRDGDGFARWDAAQALSIDTIVRAEQAMLAGHSPTVDDCVADAWRYLLDDPALDPAMVAEMMHLPAEDYLAELASQAAGANVDAIHQAREVVQKVLGERLQTSFRLAYDRLEIKQSYAPDASQIARRSLRNTCLSYLVSSDRKNMQLATLQYQVAGNMTDRLAALKSVAFYGEDGLRDTMLDDFYENWREESLVVNQWLQVQAMIPDDRALARVQRLMSHEAFDLRNPNKVRALVGAFTTLNPVNFHRVDASGYRLLADTVLELNTVNPQIAARLLAPLTRWRNYAGRQDLMRSELERLAAAKTLSPDVYEVVTKSLE, via the coding sequence ATGAGGATGCGTGACGGCAGTCCCGGGACGGTTTATTTGAAGGACTATCGTCCGTCCGATTTTATGATTACCCGGACGGAATTATATTTTGATCTGCATGACGAGAGCGTGGTGGTTTCCTCACGTCTACATCTGCAGCGCAGCCATAGCTCGCAGCGTGATGCTCCCCTGAGATTACATGGAGAAGAGCTGGAGTTAGTGAATCTCGCGCTGGATGGTACGCAATTACACGAGGGAGATTATTGGTTCGAGGGAGATGTGCTGGTAGTCGAGCGCTTGCCCGATGAATGCGTGCTTGATTGCACGACACAAATCAAACCGCAGGAAAATACCAGCTTGTCCGGGCTTTATCGTTCGCGAGGTCTTTACTGTACACAGTGTGAAGCGGAAGGCTTTAGGCGTATTACGTATTACCTTGATCGCCCCGATGTCATGTCGGTATTTTGCGTTACGGTGGAAGCTGATAGCGATTCTTACCCGGTACTGCTGAGCAATGGTAATCCGGGTGAAACTGAGATGCTGGATGGCGGCAGGCATAGGGTGGTATGGAATGATCCTCACCCAAAGCCCTCTTATCTTTTCGCGCTGGTAGCGGGCGACCTGCGTTGCGTGCAGGATACTTTCACTACCGCCGGGGGGCGCGCGGTTATCCTGAATATCCACGTTGAGGAGAAAGATCTCGACAAGTGCGAGCACGCCATGCGTTCGCTGCAGGAGGCAATGCGCTGGGACGAGGTTGCGTATGGCTGTGAGTATGATCTCGATGTCTTCAATATTGTGGCGGTTGATGACTTCAATATGGGCGCTATGGAGAATAAAGGGCTGAATATATTCAATACGGCCTGTGTGTTGTGCAATCCCGAAATCACTACCGACCTCGGTTTTCAGCGTGTCGAGGCCATCGTTGCGCACGAGTATTTTCACAACTGGAGCGGCAACCGGGTCACTTGTCGAGACTGGTTTCAACTGAGCTTGAAGGAAGGATTTACGGTATTTCGGGATGGGCAGTTTTCTTCTGATATGGGATCGTCGACGGTGAAGCGTGTTGCCGATGCGAATCTCATGCGGACAGCCCAGTTCGCTGAGGATGCAGGCCCTATGTCGCATCCCATACGCCCGGAATCTTTCATGGAAATTAATAACTTTTATACCCTGACGGTATACGAGAAGGGCGCAGAAGTTGTGCGCATGATTCATACGTTGTTGGGAGCAGAGCGTTTTCGGGCCGGGTCAGATCTCTACTTCCAGCGGTATGATGGCCAGGCGGCAACCTGTGAAAATTTTATTGGTGCAATGGAAGAGGGCGGGGGTATCGATTTAGCCCAGTTTCGTAACTGGTACTCGCAGGCAGGAACGCCTGAGGTCACCGTCAGCGACGCATTTGATGAGCAAACAGGTTGTTATACGCTTACCGTGGAGCAGTCTTGTCCCGCCACTCCAGGCCAGCGAGAAAAAGCGCCCTTTGTTATACCTCTCGCCATGGGGCTGCTGGGCGAGCAAGGCAACCTGCCGCTGCGACTGCAGGGTGCGGTTGACGAGAATGATGCACCCTGCCACAGGGTGCTGGTTGTCGATCAGCCGAAGCAGAGTTATGTTTTTGAAGGCATAAAGCGCCGTCCCGTTCCCTCTCTACTGCGCGGTTTCTCCGCTCCGGTTCGTCTGCATTATAATTACAGTCAAGACGACCTTTGCGCACTGATGCGGCGCGATGGTGACGGATTTGCACGCTGGGATGCGGCGCAGGCGCTCTCGATCGACACCATTGTGCGGGCGGAGCAGGCGATGCTCGCCGGGCACAGCCCCACAGTCGACGACTGTGTCGCAGATGCGTGGAGATATCTGCTGGATGACCCTGCGCTTGATCCGGCAATGGTGGCCGAAATGATGCACCTGCCTGCCGAGGATTATCTCGCAGAATTGGCTAGTCAGGCAGCGGGTGCAAATGTCGATGCTATTCATCAGGCCCGGGAGGTCGTGCAAAAGGTACTGGGCGAGCGGTTACAAACGTCCTTTAGGTTGGCCTATGACAGGTTAGAAATAAAGCAATCTTATGCGCCGGACGCAAGCCAGATTGCGCGTCGTAGTTTACGCAATACCTGCCTGTCTTACCTGGTGAGCAGTGATCGAAAGAACATGCAGCTAGCGACTCTGCAGTATCAGGTGGCGGGCAATATGACAGACCGTCTCGCCGCGCTGAAGAGCGTAGCGTTCTATGGTGAGGACGGACTGCGAGATACTATGCTGGACGATTTCTACGAGAACTGGCGGGAAGAATCGCTCGTGGTGAATCAGTGGTTGCAGGTGCAGGCAATGATTCCCGATGATCGTGCATTGGCGCGGGTGCAAAGGCTCATGTCGCATGAGGCCTTCGACCTGCGGAACCCCAACAAAGTCCGTGCACTGGTTGGCGCATTCACGACGCTCAACCCGGTTAATTTTCATCGTGTCGATGCGTCCGGATATCGATTGCTGGCAGACACTGTGCTGGAGCTAAACACGGTTAACCCGCAGATTGCTGCGCGCCTTCTAGCACCGCTGACGCGCTGGCGTAACTATGCTGGTCGACAGGACTTGATGCGCTCTGAATTAGAGCGTCTTGCTGCCGCCAAGACGCTCTCTCCGGATGTATACGAGGTAGTGACCAAGTCACTGGAGTAG
- a CDS encoding BatD family protein, with protein sequence MTFIGRIVCAAIAMLLSLGATCALAAAQATLDRDRIALGDTLTLTITATNNDDLSEASLDPLFADFEVLQRSSSSNTNIVNGRISRSRQLIIEMTPKRQGDLIIPSLDVGNSTTAAIPVTVGPPASMGGSDETVVFEMELDHKQVYVQSQVILTLRVLQAINLERRNISEFTLNNAFVKPLEQRSFQTRIDGRQWRVDEIRYAIFPEQSGTLEIPQQVFSGRVTQRRRSLFDMGGSGQRVRRIAGPISIEVLPIPAAFVGDNWLPARNVTVEESWSSPPEQLGVGESATRTIRITAEGAQGAQLPPIRFNPVDGLKYYPDQPSIGEEELPSGLLGTREDNAAVVPTRAGTYTIPELRIPWWDTQNRTLNYAVVPAREIVAALPAGSAAPATTIPLPVAEPSTSTLPEALSSGRESNPLWPTIAAVTTTGWLLTLFYLWRSRRTIQTPNSEEHDSVSEKQTFKALLAACRQEDALAARGAMIAWSATLFPDAPPRSLEQVSLRFADGELAAQLDALDSGLFGSNQTTWSGPALATRAKQLRNQYKKKPTTNRVLALYPSPG encoded by the coding sequence ATGACATTTATTGGTAGAATTGTTTGCGCAGCGATCGCCATGCTGCTGTCGCTTGGCGCAACCTGTGCTCTTGCCGCCGCCCAGGCGACACTCGACCGGGACAGGATTGCGCTGGGCGATACGCTCACACTTACAATAACCGCTACAAATAACGACGATCTGTCTGAGGCCAGCCTCGATCCGCTGTTCGCAGATTTTGAAGTGCTGCAGCGGTCCTCCAGCAGTAATACCAATATCGTCAATGGACGTATTTCGCGAAGTCGACAGTTAATTATCGAAATGACGCCTAAACGCCAGGGCGATCTCATCATACCGTCTCTCGACGTAGGCAACAGCACCACAGCCGCAATACCGGTTACCGTTGGCCCACCTGCCAGCATGGGCGGCAGCGATGAAACCGTCGTGTTCGAAATGGAATTAGACCACAAGCAGGTCTATGTGCAGAGCCAGGTGATACTCACACTGCGCGTGTTACAGGCCATTAACCTTGAGCGGCGCAATATTTCTGAATTTACATTGAACAATGCGTTCGTAAAGCCGCTGGAACAGCGCTCGTTCCAGACCAGAATCGACGGACGTCAGTGGCGCGTAGATGAGATTCGCTACGCAATTTTTCCGGAACAAAGCGGCACACTCGAGATACCACAACAGGTATTTTCCGGACGGGTGACCCAGCGACGCCGCAGCCTGTTTGACATGGGAGGCAGCGGTCAGCGGGTGAGACGTATCGCTGGACCTATCAGCATCGAGGTGCTCCCTATCCCCGCTGCGTTTGTGGGGGACAACTGGCTGCCTGCCCGCAATGTAACGGTAGAAGAATCCTGGTCGAGCCCACCCGAGCAACTGGGCGTAGGCGAGTCTGCCACCCGCACTATTCGCATTACTGCTGAAGGCGCTCAGGGCGCACAACTGCCACCAATACGGTTCAATCCGGTTGACGGACTGAAGTACTACCCTGACCAGCCGAGCATCGGCGAAGAAGAATTGCCGAGCGGGCTGCTGGGTACTCGAGAAGACAATGCAGCAGTGGTTCCCACCCGCGCAGGCACCTACACGATACCGGAGCTCAGGATTCCGTGGTGGGATACCCAGAACCGGACGCTGAACTATGCAGTGGTGCCGGCTCGAGAGATTGTTGCGGCATTGCCCGCCGGAAGCGCCGCCCCGGCCACCACAATACCCCTTCCCGTGGCCGAGCCTTCAACATCGACCTTACCTGAGGCGCTATCGTCGGGCCGTGAATCAAACCCGCTATGGCCTACTATAGCGGCGGTCACCACCACGGGGTGGCTCCTGACGCTTTTCTACCTGTGGCGCTCACGACGCACGATTCAGACTCCCAACTCAGAAGAGCACGATAGCGTATCTGAAAAACAGACTTTCAAAGCACTGCTGGCCGCTTGTCGGCAGGAGGACGCGCTCGCCGCGCGCGGCGCCATGATAGCCTGGAGCGCCACCCTTTTCCCCGATGCGCCGCCGCGCTCACTGGAGCAGGTAAGCCTTCGGTTTGCAGACGGAGAACTGGCAGCGCAACTCGACGCTCTGGATTCAGGGCTTTTCGGCTCAAACCAAACGACCTGGTCCGGCCCTGCCTTGGCTACGCGTGCCAAGCAGCTGCGCAATCAATATAAAAAGAAACCAACCACCAATCGTGTGCTAGCACTGTATCCGTCACCCGGCTAG
- a CDS encoding vWA domain-containing protein, whose product MTGIHFMRPEWLWALLPAAILLALLWRMRRRNGSWQSVIDPELLRHLAGDAAITNARNLLPLLFLGWIVAAAAASGPSWQKLPQPIHQKQDGLVVLLDLSYSMKSADLPPSRLDRARQKIIDLLVSRTEGQTGLVVYAGDAHIVTPLTDDTSTIANLIPALNPDMMPVPGSDPASAITLASELLHSAGIRQGKLLLMTDGIPAQAEQSVEEALARFDGTLDILGVGTPTGAPIPLPNGGFLKDREGAIVMPGLQDRNLAAIARSTNGQYQLMKIDDSDLEATFSRSMLGVPEETLALDRTADAWEDQGYLFTLLLLPLVLSLFRRGWVVAFLPVLFLAEPQPASASVWDDLWLTNDQQGERALTEGDPERAASLFTDPAWAGTASYRSGDFPTAIERFSDNGSADNLYNRGNALAKEGNLEEAIAAYEESLELAPDQQDALDNIELLKKLQDQQQDEQSDQNQQSDQNQQSDQNQQSDQNQQSDQNQQSDQNQQSDQNQQSDQNQQSDQNQQSDQNQQSDQNQQSDQDRESEASPQSAETSTESENNEEPAERAESSAAEQDPQGSPPDGSESTLSGGDEELDQAMEQWLRRVPDDPSGLLREKFRYESQQRQQEGARRNDDIYW is encoded by the coding sequence GTGACTGGTATTCACTTTATGCGCCCTGAGTGGCTGTGGGCCCTTCTACCCGCGGCCATATTGTTGGCGCTTTTATGGCGCATGCGGCGTCGCAACGGCAGTTGGCAGTCGGTTATCGACCCGGAACTATTACGGCACCTGGCGGGTGATGCCGCGATCACTAATGCTCGCAATCTGCTGCCCCTGCTTTTTCTCGGCTGGATCGTCGCCGCCGCGGCAGCCAGTGGCCCCAGTTGGCAAAAACTGCCGCAGCCCATACACCAAAAACAAGATGGTCTGGTGGTATTGCTGGACCTGAGCTACTCGATGAAATCCGCAGACCTTCCCCCCTCACGACTGGATCGAGCGCGACAAAAAATCATCGATCTACTGGTCTCACGCACAGAGGGACAAACTGGCCTCGTGGTCTATGCGGGCGACGCCCACATCGTGACACCACTCACAGATGACACCTCGACTATCGCAAACCTGATACCCGCACTCAACCCGGACATGATGCCTGTACCGGGCAGCGATCCGGCCAGCGCCATCACGCTGGCGAGCGAGCTGCTGCATTCTGCAGGCATTCGCCAGGGCAAACTGCTGTTGATGACTGACGGCATCCCCGCGCAGGCCGAACAGTCAGTCGAAGAGGCGTTAGCCCGGTTCGATGGCACCCTGGACATTCTCGGTGTCGGCACCCCGACCGGCGCGCCTATTCCATTGCCAAACGGTGGCTTCCTGAAAGACAGGGAGGGAGCAATTGTCATGCCGGGGCTGCAAGATCGAAATTTAGCGGCTATCGCGCGCAGCACGAATGGCCAATATCAACTGATGAAAATCGATGACAGCGACCTGGAGGCGACCTTTTCCAGGTCCATGCTAGGTGTACCAGAGGAGACCCTGGCGCTTGATCGAACAGCAGACGCCTGGGAAGACCAGGGTTATTTATTTACGCTACTGTTACTGCCGTTGGTACTCAGCTTATTTCGACGCGGCTGGGTTGTTGCGTTCCTGCCTGTGCTGTTCCTTGCCGAACCACAGCCCGCCAGCGCCTCCGTCTGGGACGACCTGTGGCTGACCAATGACCAGCAAGGTGAAAGAGCCCTGACGGAGGGGGACCCCGAACGGGCCGCCTCTCTGTTCACTGATCCCGCGTGGGCAGGAACCGCCTCCTACCGCAGCGGGGACTTCCCGACGGCTATCGAGCGCTTCAGCGATAATGGGAGCGCTGACAACCTCTACAACCGGGGTAATGCGTTGGCCAAAGAAGGGAATCTTGAGGAGGCGATTGCCGCGTACGAGGAGTCCCTGGAACTCGCGCCTGATCAACAGGACGCTCTCGATAACATCGAATTGCTGAAAAAACTGCAAGACCAGCAGCAGGATGAGCAGTCCGACCAGAATCAGCAGTCCGACCAGAATCAGCAGTCCGACCAAAATCAGCAGTCGGACCAGAATCAGCAGTCCGACCAAAACCAGCAGTCCGACCAAAACCAGCAGTCCGACCAAAACCAGCAGTCCGACCAAAACCAGCAGTCCGACCAAAACCAGCAGTCCGACCAAAACCAGCAGTCCGACCAAAACCAGCAGTCCGATCAAGACCGGGAGTCTGAAGCCAGCCCTCAATCAGCGGAAACCAGCACCGAGAGCGAGAATAACGAAGAACCAGCCGAACGCGCCGAGTCGTCAGCCGCCGAGCAGGACCCACAGGGTTCACCGCCGGATGGCAGCGAATCGACGTTGAGCGGTGGTGACGAGGAACTGGATCAGGCCATGGAACAATGGTTGCGTCGAGTGCCCGACGATCCGTCCGGCCTGTTGCGCGAGAAATTCCGTTACGAGAGCCAGCAACGGCAACAAGAAGGGGCCCGGAGGAACGATGACATTTATTGGTAG
- the rmf gene encoding ribosome modulation factor, whose amino-acid sequence MRRQKRDMKTRAYDRGYQAGLSRRSIDFCPHVEEAHRLNWISGWREGRYDEWDGYTGVSGVHKIRAL is encoded by the coding sequence ATGAGAAGACAAAAACGCGATATGAAAACCAGGGCCTACGATAGAGGCTATCAGGCTGGACTTTCGAGACGCAGTATCGATTTTTGTCCGCATGTTGAAGAAGCGCATCGACTTAACTGGATTTCGGGTTGGCGCGAAGGACGCTACGACGAGTGGGACGGATACACCGGCGTGTCCGGTGTACATAAGATCCGGGCGCTCTAA
- a CDS encoding vWA domain-containing protein, which produces MIEWIWPWVFLLAPLPWLARKLATPATSQQAAVRAPFFAEWQQLSAGQSDGRRGSGTLALLGLWLIWLLLLAAIARPTWIGDAIELPNSGRDLMMAVDISGSMRIEDMQVGQSMVTRVAAVRQVGAQFISQRSGDRLGLILFGSKAYVQSPLTFDTATVEQFLSEAQIGFAGQETAIGDAIGLAVKRLRDRPAESRVLILLTDGQDTASAVKPLEAAQLAARLGIRIYTIGVGADSMTLPGLFGSSFGQRQVNPSAELDEAGLQEIARLTGGEYFRARNPQELVNIYQTLDQLEPVEQDAAVYRPRQSLGYLPLLAAIALSFLLALRQCSPLLSLRRPRVMPAGARQ; this is translated from the coding sequence ATGATTGAGTGGATCTGGCCGTGGGTTTTTCTGTTAGCACCGTTGCCGTGGCTAGCGCGCAAGCTGGCAACGCCCGCGACGAGTCAGCAGGCCGCCGTGAGGGCGCCATTCTTCGCGGAGTGGCAACAGCTCAGTGCGGGTCAGAGCGATGGTCGCCGCGGCAGCGGTACGCTCGCACTGTTGGGTTTATGGTTGATCTGGCTATTGCTACTCGCAGCCATTGCGCGTCCGACCTGGATCGGCGATGCGATTGAGCTGCCTAACAGTGGCCGTGACCTGATGATGGCCGTAGATATCTCTGGCTCCATGCGGATCGAAGACATGCAAGTAGGACAATCCATGGTGACCCGTGTCGCCGCCGTAAGGCAGGTAGGCGCACAATTCATCAGTCAGCGCAGCGGTGACCGCCTTGGACTCATCCTGTTTGGCAGCAAAGCCTACGTGCAGTCGCCTCTTACGTTTGATACTGCCACCGTCGAACAATTCCTGTCGGAGGCACAAATCGGTTTTGCCGGACAGGAAACGGCCATTGGCGACGCCATTGGCCTCGCAGTGAAACGCCTGCGGGACCGACCCGCCGAGAGCCGCGTGCTCATTCTTCTCACTGACGGTCAGGATACTGCCAGCGCCGTTAAGCCCCTGGAAGCGGCCCAGCTTGCCGCCCGTTTGGGCATCCGCATCTACACGATCGGGGTCGGTGCAGACTCCATGACGCTGCCGGGCCTGTTTGGATCAAGTTTTGGTCAGCGTCAGGTAAATCCCTCGGCCGAATTGGACGAAGCGGGACTACAGGAAATTGCGCGGCTCACCGGCGGCGAGTATTTTCGAGCGCGTAATCCCCAGGAACTGGTCAATATTTACCAGACGCTGGATCAGCTCGAGCCGGTGGAACAAGATGCTGCGGTGTATCGCCCTCGCCAATCTCTCGGGTATCTGCCCCTACTCGCAGCTATCGCACTCAGTTTTCTGCTGGCATTGCGTCAGTGCTCGCCCCTCCTTAGCCTGAGACGACCCCGCGTGATGCCAGCAGGAGCAAGACAGTGA
- a CDS encoding DUF4381 domain-containing protein, with translation MNPEDPLAGLNPLREPMMIGWWPPAPGWWALLLLVLLVVAFVIVVLRRRYRRNAYRREALRQLQNLHQDYQSGGDASRYLASVNALLKSVALQAYPRADVASRFGATWLQIINRDLPEGQRLGAEFNDAVYRKTPENLDITRILPAARYWICHHKVTP, from the coding sequence ATGAATCCCGAGGATCCCCTCGCAGGGCTGAATCCCTTGCGCGAGCCAATGATGATTGGCTGGTGGCCACCGGCGCCGGGATGGTGGGCTTTACTGCTGCTCGTGCTGCTTGTCGTCGCTTTCGTGATCGTAGTGCTGCGGCGCCGTTATCGCAGAAACGCCTATCGACGCGAGGCACTCAGACAACTTCAGAACCTGCACCAGGACTATCAATCCGGGGGCGACGCTTCACGCTACCTGGCCAGCGTCAACGCACTGTTAAAAAGCGTTGCGCTGCAAGCGTATCCGCGGGCCGATGTGGCATCGCGCTTCGGCGCAACCTGGCTGCAGATAATCAATCGCGATTTACCGGAGGGCCAGCGACTGGGAGCGGAATTTAACGATGCCGTTTATCGTAAAACCCCGGAGAATCTTGATATAACACGTATCTTGCCTGCCGCACGCTACTGGATATGCCACCACAAGGTGACTCCATGA